The Coccinella septempunctata chromosome 9, icCocSept1.1, whole genome shotgun sequence genomic interval AAAAGGTTTgccaaaaaatgatgaaaacattTTCTATTATTGCAGCTGTATTTTGTCGATATTGTTATGAACTTTTGAATCTTCATTCTCATCTTTCACATTTCCcccaaaatgaaaaagtttataGTAAATCACAACTAAATATCTTCAACTCTTCAAATTCTGACCATAAAAACTAGAAAAACTAGAAAATCATGGCTGGATAACATAATACCCTCTCCAAAACTGATACTTGCAGCTTCTTTTTCGAAAGAATAGGGCTCGTGGACCTCTACTGCCTAAAGAAACAGCAACACAACATTTTGTGGTTAGACAGATTTATCAAGAATCCTGTTTGGGACTTTCGAtaccaaatgcaaaaaaattcagCTCATTTACGAGGCCTCCAAGGTGGAATGTGGGAGAACAAACACTCAAAAACTTCGATAACGTGTTCGCTCTCCACGACCATCAAGCATTCAATCACATGTTTATGTTTATCTATGATCGACAACTTCAAAATTACTCTGACCCGATTTCTGAGAGTCTGGAGAGCTGCGATTCCAAATGCTGAcacatttttttatttccagaCAAAATGATCGAGTCTTCCGAGCCTCAGAGCCCCCTATTGGCCAAACTGGTAGCCATGGTGACCCTATTCACCATCTCAGTCATCTTAGGCGCCCTCCCCATGACCATagctaaaaaattcaacatggaGGAGAACGTGAAAAACAACAAATTCGCCCAGATTCTTCTATCCGTTGGTGGGGGTGTCCTCATGTCCACCACCTTCATCCATCTCCTCCCCGAGGTCAGCGAGAACGTGGAGAAGATGGAGGAATTCAAGGACCTCAAATTTCCCCTCGCGGAGACCCTAACCTGTATTGGCTTCTTCCTGATCTATTTGGTGGAGGAGGCTGTGCATCTGTATCTCCACAAGCATAATAGAGCACCTGAAGTTGATATAATAAGGAAGAGCGTGTCCATATTGAGAGGGGAGGTTAACCCTCAAAGAAAAGAGGATGGAGATTTTGTCTTTTCCATCTTCGACCTGGAGAATCAGATCAGGGCGAGTAGAGAGAATCGACTAGAATCTCACGATTTCATCAGGATCAAGAAGAGTATCGATTACTGGCGTCCGCAGAGTATGGACCAGCACAACCACCATCACCATCACCACCACGATGAGTCTGCGCATCAAGGCGACCACAACCACCTGGTCGGCGAccaaaacttcctaggaagcaTGCGTGGTCTCCTCGTAGTCTTAGCCCTTTCAGTCCACGAAGTACTGGAAGGTCTTTCTGTGGGGCTGGAGAGTAAACCGAAGAACGTTTGGTACATGTTCGGTGCCGTGGGCGCTCACAAGTTCATCATAGCCTTCTGCGTGGGCGTGGAGCTGCTGTCA includes:
- the LOC123320796 gene encoding zinc transporter ZIP1-like; translated protein: MIESSEPQSPLLAKLVAMVTLFTISVILGALPMTIAKKFNMEENVKNNKFAQILLSVGGGVLMSTTFIHLLPEVSENVEKMEEFKDLKFPLAETLTCIGFFLIYLVEEAVHLYLHKHNRAPEVDIIRKSVSILRGEVNPQRKEDGDFVFSIFDLENQIRASRENRLESHDFIRIKKSIDYWRPQSMDQHNHHHHHHHDESAHQGDHNHLVGDQNFLGSMRGLLVVLALSVHEVLEGLSVGLESKPKNVWYMFGAVGAHKFIIAFCVGVELLSSGIKNRLIFVYVFTYAVVSPLGIAMGIAISSEGVASSEVPSVILQGFATGTLVYVIFFEILKKHESEGNGIVKYLAILGGFLFMFFVTVLISDDDLD